The following proteins are encoded in a genomic region of Xanthomonas cassavae CFBP 4642:
- a CDS encoding ABC transporter ATP-binding protein — translation MTNPESPLPNPGSQADVDAGDELAISVRGLTNRFGSQTVHEDLDLDVRRGEIIGVVGGSGTGKSVLMRSILGLREPDAGSIQVLGADARSGRFVDRQHITRNTGVLFQDGALFSSMTVGENVQVPLKEHHGEFPERWYFELALLKIKLAGLPADALDKLPSQLSGGMRKRAGLARALALDPPLLFLDEPTAGLDPIGAAAFDRLIRTLQQALGLTVFLITHDLDTLYAICDRIAVLADRKVIANAPLAEVEQIDHPWIQEYFHGPRARAARAAKTDSTETA, via the coding sequence GTGACCAATCCCGAATCCCCGCTCCCCAATCCCGGCTCACAGGCCGATGTCGATGCAGGCGACGAGCTCGCCATCTCGGTGCGTGGGCTGACCAACCGTTTCGGTAGCCAGACCGTGCACGAGGATCTGGATCTGGACGTGCGTCGCGGCGAAATCATCGGCGTGGTCGGCGGTTCGGGCACCGGCAAATCGGTGCTGATGCGCAGCATCCTGGGGCTGCGCGAGCCCGATGCCGGCAGCATCCAGGTGCTGGGCGCGGATGCGCGCTCGGGCCGGTTCGTCGACCGCCAGCACATCACCCGCAATACCGGCGTGCTGTTCCAGGATGGCGCGCTGTTCTCGTCGATGACCGTTGGCGAAAACGTGCAGGTGCCGTTGAAGGAACATCATGGCGAGTTTCCGGAGCGCTGGTATTTCGAACTGGCGCTGCTGAAGATCAAGCTGGCCGGCCTGCCCGCCGATGCGCTGGACAAGCTGCCTTCGCAATTGTCCGGCGGCATGCGCAAGCGCGCTGGCCTGGCGCGTGCACTGGCGCTGGACCCGCCATTGCTGTTCCTGGACGAACCCACTGCCGGGCTGGACCCGATCGGCGCGGCCGCCTTCGACCGCCTGATCCGCACCCTGCAGCAGGCATTGGGCCTGACCGTGTTCCTGATCACCCACGACCTGGATACGCTGTACGCCATCTGCGACCGCATCGCGGTGCTGGCCGATCGCAAGGTGATCGCCAACGCGCCGCTGGCCGAGGTCGAGCAGATCGATCATCCCTGGATCCAGGAATATTTCCACGGTCCGCGCGCCCGCGCCGCGCGCGCGGCCAAGACCGACTCCACCGAGACCGCCTGA
- a CDS encoding MlaD family protein, giving the protein METKANYVLIGAFTIVAGLALLLFGLWAAKYSSDRTWQQYRVVFREAVTGLSVGSPVQYNGIAVGSITELTLAPNDPRQVVAHVRVNSTTPIKSDTRAKLAITSLTGPSIIQLSGGTPEAPSLTTIDKSDAPIIQTTPSALQNITDTANRIVERMDQMLSDKNVASISATLQNLEKISGGIADRDEGMQALIVSARDAARNLDTTLITTNGTIKRLDQNLVQQLPGILEKLDATLVKLDSAAGNADNILGENRAAINSFANDGLGQLGPTLTELRGLIRDLRRVSDKLDNNPARYLLGRDAPKEFEPK; this is encoded by the coding sequence ATGGAAACCAAAGCCAATTACGTCCTGATCGGCGCCTTCACCATCGTGGCCGGCCTGGCCCTGCTGTTATTCGGGCTGTGGGCCGCCAAGTACTCCTCCGACCGCACCTGGCAGCAATACCGGGTGGTGTTCCGCGAGGCGGTGACCGGCCTGTCGGTCGGCAGCCCGGTGCAATACAACGGCATCGCAGTCGGCTCGATCACCGAGCTGACGCTGGCGCCGAACGACCCGCGCCAGGTGGTCGCGCATGTGCGAGTCAATTCGACCACGCCGATCAAGAGCGACACCCGCGCCAAGCTGGCCATCACCAGCCTCACCGGCCCGTCGATCATCCAGCTCTCCGGCGGCACGCCCGAGGCGCCGTCGCTGACCACCATCGACAAGAGCGATGCGCCGATCATCCAGACCACGCCCTCGGCGCTGCAGAACATCACCGACACCGCCAACCGCATCGTCGAGCGCATGGACCAGATGCTCTCGGACAAGAACGTGGCCAGCATTTCGGCCACGCTGCAGAACCTGGAAAAGATCAGCGGCGGCATCGCCGATCGCGACGAAGGCATGCAGGCGCTGATCGTCAGCGCGCGCGATGCCGCGCGCAATCTGGACACCACCCTGATCACCACCAACGGCACCATCAAGCGGCTGGACCAGAACCTGGTGCAGCAACTGCCGGGCATCCTGGAAAAACTCGACGCCACCCTGGTCAAGCTGGATTCGGCTGCCGGCAACGCCGACAACATTCTTGGCGAGAACCGCGCGGCCATCAACAGCTTCGCCAACGACGGCCTGGGCCAGCTCGGCCCCACGCTGACCGAATTGCGTGGCCTGATCCGCGACCTGCGCCGGGTCAGCGACAAACTGGACAACAACCCTGCGCGCTACCTGCTCGGCCGCGACGCACCCAAGGAGTTCGAACCGAAATGA
- a CDS encoding ABC-type transport auxiliary lipoprotein family protein, whose protein sequence is MTAMRLLRPLLCMSLLALGGCSVLTGGDKKPATIYAPTVRVTPNPAWPQVTWQLVVAKPSAARVIDSPRINVRPSPGELQVYHGAGWAQPATDMLEDSVVRGFEDSGKIAAVAHVGTGIRSDYKLAIDVRRFESDYAGQSLPSALIELNAKLLHSADQRVVASRTFLVARPSSGTETAAVAVAFEQALTQVTTDLVGWTLTTGQQDSAALPRTP, encoded by the coding sequence ATGACTGCCATGCGCCTGTTGCGTCCCCTGTTGTGCATGTCGTTGCTGGCGCTGGGCGGCTGCTCGGTACTGACCGGCGGCGACAAGAAACCGGCCACCATCTACGCCCCCACCGTGCGCGTGACGCCGAATCCGGCGTGGCCGCAGGTGACCTGGCAGCTGGTGGTAGCCAAACCCAGCGCCGCACGCGTGATCGACAGCCCGCGCATCAATGTGCGCCCGAGCCCCGGCGAGCTGCAGGTCTATCACGGCGCAGGCTGGGCGCAGCCGGCTACCGACATGCTGGAAGACAGCGTGGTGCGCGGCTTCGAGGACTCCGGCAAGATCGCCGCAGTCGCCCATGTCGGCACCGGCATCCGCTCCGATTACAAACTGGCCATCGATGTGCGCCGGTTCGAATCCGATTACGCCGGCCAGTCGCTGCCCTCGGCCCTGATCGAACTCAACGCCAAGTTGCTGCACTCGGCCGACCAACGCGTGGTCGCCTCGCGTACCTTCCTGGTTGCACGGCCTTCCAGCGGCACCGAGACCGCCGCCGTCGCGGTCGCTTTCGAGCAGGCACTGACCCAGGTGACCACCGACCTGGTGGGCTGGACCTTGACCACCGGGCAGCAGGACAGCGCTGCGCTGCCACGTACACCGTAA
- a CDS encoding alpha-ketoglutarate-dependent dioxygenase AlkB family protein: MKTEVALPGAQIRWQRGWLDAAQADTLLQTLLAQVRWDVHRIRMFGRVVDSPRLSSWIGDADASYRYSGTQFAPQPWLDALQPVRARLQAETGHPFNSVLVNRYRSGADAMGWHSDDEPELGAQPLIASVSLGATRRFAFKHRDDAALKQTLELGHGDLLLMGGDTQRCYKHALPRTARPVGERINLTFRQIASVGAG; encoded by the coding sequence ATGAAGACCGAGGTGGCATTGCCGGGGGCGCAGATCCGCTGGCAGCGAGGATGGCTGGACGCGGCGCAGGCCGATACGCTGCTGCAGACCCTGCTGGCGCAGGTGCGGTGGGACGTGCACCGCATCCGCATGTTTGGGCGGGTAGTGGATTCGCCACGCCTTAGCAGCTGGATCGGCGATGCGGATGCCAGCTACCGCTATTCCGGCACGCAGTTCGCGCCACAGCCGTGGCTGGATGCATTGCAGCCAGTCCGTGCGCGGCTGCAGGCTGAGACCGGGCACCCATTCAACAGCGTGCTGGTCAACCGCTACCGCAGCGGGGCCGATGCGATGGGCTGGCACAGCGACGACGAGCCGGAGCTGGGGGCGCAGCCGTTGATCGCTTCGGTGAGCCTGGGCGCGACGCGGCGCTTTGCGTTCAAGCATCGCGACGATGCGGCGCTGAAGCAGACGCTGGAACTGGGGCACGGCGATCTGTTGCTGATGGGCGGCGACACGCAGCGCTGCTACAAGCATGCCTTGCCACGCACGGCGCGGCCGGTGGGGGAGCGGATCAATCTGACCTTTCGGCAGATTGCGTCGGTTGGGGCGGGTTGA
- a CDS encoding MlaE family ABC transporter permease, protein MIKPQPPRIDQDPQDQTQVRLAGSWVLATALPQAELLQAVPDGVRRIDARGIGQLDSAGVLQLLRFAGRLGLKEDAIDFRDEHQALVCTIEELNDERPKPKRDYGFVAALDRLGRTTHGVGQGILELNSFLGENLVKIMRLIHEPRRFRLTSTVHHMEQVGLDAVPLVVLLSYLVGAVIAFLGSTILRDFGAEIYVVELVSIAFLREFAVLLTAIVLAGRTASAFTAQIGAMKSREEVDAIRTLGLDPIDLLVIPRLLALIFTLPLLTFIAMIAGLAGGVTVGAFDLDIPPQMYLARMHDTIQLRHFLVGLSKAPLFALVIGLIGCLEGLKVSGTAQSVGERTTSSVVQTISLVIILDAIAALWFMKMGW, encoded by the coding sequence ATGATCAAACCGCAACCTCCCCGCATCGACCAAGACCCGCAGGATCAGACCCAGGTCCGCCTCGCCGGCAGTTGGGTGCTGGCAACCGCCCTGCCCCAGGCAGAACTGCTGCAGGCCGTGCCCGACGGGGTGCGCCGCATCGACGCGCGCGGCATCGGGCAACTGGATTCGGCCGGCGTGCTGCAACTGCTGCGCTTTGCCGGCCGCCTGGGGCTGAAGGAAGACGCCATCGATTTCCGCGATGAACACCAGGCGCTGGTGTGCACCATCGAGGAACTCAACGACGAACGCCCCAAGCCCAAGCGCGACTACGGTTTCGTCGCTGCGCTCGACCGCCTGGGCCGCACCACCCACGGGGTCGGCCAGGGCATCCTGGAACTCAATAGTTTTCTAGGCGAGAACCTGGTCAAGATCATGCGGCTGATCCACGAGCCGCGCCGCTTCCGCCTCACCTCCACCGTGCACCACATGGAGCAGGTGGGCCTGGATGCGGTGCCGCTGGTGGTGTTGCTGTCGTATCTGGTGGGTGCGGTGATCGCCTTCCTGGGCTCGACCATCCTGCGCGACTTCGGCGCGGAAATTTATGTGGTGGAGCTGGTCAGCATCGCCTTCCTGCGCGAATTCGCGGTGCTGCTGACCGCCATCGTGCTGGCCGGCCGCACCGCCAGCGCGTTTACCGCGCAGATCGGTGCGATGAAATCGCGCGAGGAAGTGGACGCCATCCGCACCCTGGGTCTGGACCCGATCGACCTGCTGGTGATTCCGCGCCTGCTCGCGCTGATCTTCACCCTGCCGCTGCTGACCTTCATCGCGATGATCGCGGGCCTGGCCGGTGGCGTCACCGTGGGCGCGTTCGATCTGGATATTCCGCCGCAGATGTATCTGGCGCGCATGCACGACACCATCCAGCTGCGGCATTTCCTGGTCGGGCTGTCGAAGGCGCCGCTGTTTGCGCTGGTGATCGGCCTGATCGGCTGCCTGGAAGGCCTGAAGGTCAGCGGCACTGCGCAATCGGTGGGCGAGCGCACCACCTCCTCGGTGGTGCAGACGATTTCCCTGGTCATCATCCTCGACGCGATTGCGGCGTTGTGGTTCATGAAGATGGGGTGGTGA
- a CDS encoding electron transfer flavoprotein-ubiquinone oxidoreductase yields MSVTGVGAQAPEAVERDVMEYDVVTVGAGPAGLSFAIRLKQLNPGLSVCVIEKSSTIGAHILSGAVIEPGPLDALLPGWRDNPPPICVAATDDEFWFLGKDSARKFPVVPPGMRNRGNFIVSLGAMCAWLAPQAEALGVEIYPGFAAAETLHDDRGQVVGVRIGDMGVAKDGSHKPGYTAGIDIRAKVTVLAEGARGHLTKRLLKRFDLTADSDPQGYSIGIKELWQVPEGRVTPGKIVHTLGWPADNHTYGGSFLYHLDNNQIALGYVSGLDYSDPEYQPWEAFQQWKNHALIKSLLEGGSILSAGARAIVTGGWQSLPKVEMPGALLIGDTAGLLNVPKIKGTHQAIRSGMLAAEHLVQSQLAPRGFDARLRASDVMAELKEVRNIKPGFKKGLWFGLLNAAWETALKGASPWTLKNKPDWSALRKIGDYEQPKRDYVTRELAPRDRLQGVYFAATEHDEDQPVHLKVLDTDVCATRCVEEYDNPCTRFCPANVYEMVADTASPSGKRLQINAANCVHCKTCDIKDPYEIITWVTPEGGSGPNYQNL; encoded by the coding sequence ATGTCGGTAACGGGAGTCGGCGCACAGGCGCCAGAGGCGGTCGAACGTGACGTCATGGAATACGACGTCGTCACCGTCGGTGCCGGGCCGGCCGGGCTGTCGTTCGCGATCCGGCTCAAGCAGCTCAACCCTGGTTTGAGCGTGTGCGTGATCGAAAAGTCCAGCACCATCGGCGCGCACATCCTCTCCGGCGCGGTGATCGAACCCGGCCCGCTGGACGCACTGTTGCCCGGCTGGCGCGACAACCCGCCGCCGATCTGCGTGGCCGCTACCGACGACGAATTCTGGTTCCTTGGCAAGGACAGCGCGCGCAAGTTCCCGGTGGTGCCGCCGGGCATGCGCAACCGTGGCAATTTCATCGTCAGCCTGGGCGCGATGTGCGCCTGGCTGGCGCCGCAGGCCGAAGCGCTGGGCGTGGAGATCTATCCGGGCTTTGCCGCCGCCGAAACGCTGCACGACGATCGCGGCCAGGTGGTGGGCGTGCGTATCGGCGACATGGGCGTGGCCAAAGACGGCTCGCACAAGCCCGGCTACACCGCCGGCATCGACATCCGCGCCAAGGTCACCGTGCTTGCCGAAGGCGCACGTGGTCACCTGACCAAGCGGCTGCTCAAGCGCTTCGATCTAACCGCCGACAGCGACCCGCAGGGCTATTCGATCGGCATCAAGGAGCTATGGCAGGTGCCCGAAGGCCGCGTCACGCCCGGCAAGATCGTGCATACGCTGGGCTGGCCCGCGGACAACCACACTTACGGCGGCAGCTTCCTGTATCACCTGGACAATAACCAGATTGCGCTGGGCTATGTCAGCGGGCTGGACTACAGCGACCCCGAATACCAGCCGTGGGAAGCCTTCCAGCAATGGAAGAACCACGCACTGATCAAGTCGCTGCTGGAGGGTGGCAGCATCCTGTCGGCAGGCGCGCGCGCCATCGTCACCGGCGGCTGGCAGTCGCTGCCGAAGGTGGAGATGCCGGGTGCCCTGCTGATCGGCGACACCGCCGGCCTGCTCAACGTGCCCAAGATCAAGGGCACCCATCAGGCGATCCGCAGCGGTATGCTCGCGGCCGAACACCTGGTGCAATCGCAACTGGCCCCGCGAGGCTTCGACGCCAGATTACGCGCCTCCGATGTAATGGCCGAGCTGAAGGAAGTCCGCAACATCAAGCCCGGTTTCAAGAAGGGCCTGTGGTTCGGCCTGCTCAACGCCGCCTGGGAGACCGCCCTCAAGGGCGCCTCGCCGTGGACCCTGAAGAACAAACCGGACTGGTCGGCGCTGCGCAAGATCGGCGATTACGAACAACCCAAGCGCGACTACGTCACCCGCGAGCTCGCACCGCGCGACCGCCTGCAGGGCGTCTACTTCGCCGCTACCGAACACGACGAAGACCAGCCGGTGCATTTGAAGGTGCTGGACACCGATGTCTGCGCCACCCGCTGCGTGGAGGAGTACGACAACCCCTGCACCCGCTTTTGCCCGGCCAACGTCTACGAAATGGTTGCAGACACCGCCAGCCCCTCCGGCAAACGCCTGCAGATCAATGCCGCCAACTGCGTGCACTGCAAGACCTGCGACATCAAGGACCCCTACGAGATCATCACCTGGGTCACGCCGGAGGGTGGTTCGGGTCCGAACTACCAGAATCTGTGA